The nucleotide sequence aattgaccagtctctgataagttgctcctgcattctttaggccgaagggcatgactttatagtaatatagtcccctgtcagtagtgaaggttttGTGTTCTTGGcctggagggttcatgaggatttggttgtatcctgagtaagcatccatgaagctcagaagttcacaccctgtcgtatagtctataagtctgtctatgagaggaaaaggaaagctatcattcgggcatcctttgtttaggtcggtgtaatcgacacacattctccacaagaccttttggagcaggagactttccttgggcagattcttcttaacaaggacaacatttgctacccacgttggataattgactttgcggacgaagcctatgcctttgagtttttcaacttctgccttcattgcctcgtaccgttcagcgtcataagatcttcgcttctgtctcactggcttggtcttggggtcaatacttaagcgatgacatatgatatcgggagagatgcctgacatgtcctcgtatgaccaggcgaagacctcagtgttctcttgcaaaaaagagatcaatgccaaccgaattggtggtgacaaggtggtgccaatcttcaccatgcgatccagataatcttttgagatagagaccttctccaactcttcagcaggttgtgcttgctggatgaaagagtcatctcgaggatcatcgggttgactgttgccaccatgaagatccaagttggcttcgtctgggctggtctttatgacttggtcacgtatagaaagggtttccttgggcacaggcatgTGCTGTTGCTTgatcgaagtgttgtaacatgatcatgCACTAAGTTAATCTCCTCTAATGTAATCATTGCCATagagggttggaaatttcatcaacaacatatgtgtggatatcatggccttgagatcattgatgcatgtgcgtccgaagatgacattgtatgtcgttgggcaattaaccaccaggaagttagtggtaatggtagctgtgtaagggcctgtaccaatggtgaaaggtaagtgtatgctccccaaaggttgcacgatatcaccggagaagcttatcaaaggggaaatcgagcgatcgagcaagtgttcagctacattaagtgccctgaaagcttcagcaaacatgatattgactgaagcccccgtgtctaccaagattcgtcgtacttcaaagttggctatgtgagcttccacgatcagtgggttgTTATGAGGGtaaatgatacctctttcttcctcagggtggaaacatattggatcccagttaggcttttgatacttacctcccctgatgtcttccacgtgaaacacttggtggccagaccttaaagctcgttcactatttttcatggtcctgttggaagatttagatatgggtgtgccaccacttatggaatatatcacattcacctggcgttggttacggttaccccttagagggtgaatgaggaattgatccatttttccttcacgtgccaaagcttcaatatgatcacgaagggtgatacacttctcgctgtCATGGCctttatgctcgtggtagcagtaaAACGaatgcctcggctttggcttcggtatcaagtgtgctatgctggggtaaatggccacgcatgtggtgttcaaaggtgtgtatgcctcataccttggggtaggggttgtcctgacacgtgcttgacccactgtgttgattgCTTGTGGTcgaggattatcatggcgataccttTGGTTATCgcagtagtgtcccttactccttttactaaaatgagactggtgaggatgtatatctttccttttgccctgagattgatatgtctgttgacttggcaaagtattaagtaaggcaggaggAGGCActgctaccgtttggaaggtcgaggtcttctcatttggttggatctggcttccactccctacttgctgataaggggtggttgtgggtggtttcccttgatatgtccttgcctcggcggaggcatggttgtaagcatgtgctatcaccttagagtaagtcttccaagtgttggcattgatcatgtacttgaagaaacaatcacgtaggcctgccgtgaaggccttgagggcggtcttgtcatctgcctcagcgcagcgagaatactcatggctgaaacgaccagcatactttcgtagtgactcgtccgacttctggtgaatagtgtacaagtcatctgcagaatgcgaGCGATCGGTCTAGaatatgtgttgagagacaaacaggttcctcagttcctcaaatgagtctactgtctcaggtggaagacggtaataccaatttagagctccgccagagagggtggaggggaagagaagacatcgctcttcgtcggtgtgcatccaatatgccatggtggactcaaagaggttaaggtgttcaattggatcctcccttccagtatagagttgtaaaccaagcttttgttttgtcttcgcttaaaGGGGGTGTCGTGGATCCTCCTTGTTAGAGGGCCagacctgggttggttccagtcaggtatctcgacctgacgttcgaccttcaacttgtttacttcctcaatgagctgtaggacaaaggggtcttgagtggagtcatgtaccactgggattttctttcgtaagtccccatcgcctcttggaagtaggaaagttttagcaagggcgtgtgatttttccttggattcgccgtactgacttctagggtgagTCTGTCGAAATACCTCAAAGTCCCCTGTActttcatgttcctctaggacatgcCGTTCCTTCCCTaaattggcagctggcctgggtcgtgagaagggaccgagtctttcataaacccttgggtcattgatcttcgagcatatgtggaggggattctctcgacgttgctttaggaagtctcggcagtcacgataaacggctttcgatccttccaacctttctgtaaggaggtgtcttcctcaacttctcctacttcgggtcgaagcagctgggttgagagaagtctcatgttgatcaatgttttgatgattagctcgctcctcatcaggaatacccatgtcgaaggaaggtgaccctccgtgttggggggcacccagatgatggttaatgtccacaggggcaacaagctcgcgtgtttgagtacgcatagtttcatggagcatctcaaagagcttctcatactgctcttggaggacctcattcttcattgctatcttgttgtttttagCTTCTAGcttatcgactttagcttgaaaagcaaccctctttccttccttctttcattgcttcgcactaggtgcaagaggagtgtcattctgtgtgctgtggcttccttcgctccccatgttggaaagggatgcctggtcaaaagagagtgtacgaacggtggaaaccagcttgacaaagctgaagagagtgggaataagtgtcgttcccacagacggcgccaaatgttgatgcacaaaatcagtgaagactttggtacaacagaaagtgttaagtttgttaccttcgctagattgctccggtcactagtgtggataagtatgtaaatggatagggacagggaagcaaacacaagatgtacgtggttcacccagattggctacgtccacggagtagatgagttttaattaattgtgaagggtttacacaagtacataggttcaagctctcatttaatgagtactagtgaatgatttagtacaaatgacattaggaaatattgtgagagaatgatctctatttatagaagagagtttctagtttcattctaacattgacacgtgtcgtgttgtgattggcttctgatgttaacacgtgtcgcgctatgattggcttctgatgtcgacacgtgtcacgctgtaattggcctcctggttggaggaaaactcttctgaatccttgacggtataacgttgaccggtgctcagtagttttaggattggtcaagtacGGTACAAACACACCTTAACGCAAAAGGGAGAGAATGCTAGTGTCGGAACAAGAACGGCAACTAGCTTCACTTCCATAGCAACAGTACACACTTTTAGAAACCAGCAGGAACCCCACCTTTTCTTGGAACGCTCACTGCCACAATCTCCAGAACGCATCCATTATCCCTCAAAGCCCTTATATCTTGAACTATAAACTGGCAAATAGCCCCAGAAGGAGAGGGCTCTAGGACATGGCCCTTCTTTTGTAAGACTCTCCTAGTTTGAGCAGGAACTTCGAAGTGATCGCCAGTCACGGACGTCCAGTTCTTATAATGAACCGCATTAGGTAATAGCTGCTTATACAGAAATTCTTCTTATCGGTAGGTTTAATTGATAACTAAATTGAAATTATGACTctatttgaataaggaaaccTCTCTTTTAGTCAAACAAAAGACAGCTCAAGTAAGAAAAAAGATAGAGAAAAGTTACATGGGAACCTGATGATAGACCCTTGGAGCCATGACAGAAGAGAGTGGATCCATTCCCCTAGAAAAATGGTTTACGAGAACCTCTGCAGTCGCAGGAATGATCAAGGCTCCCACACTTGCGCCCACGACAGCTTTTAGTTGGCCATCCTGTCACGCATATAAACAAGACATTGAATGTAGGTTTGAAATAATACGACCACTGTAGTACGATAATTTATGTCACTCTCTACAACTCATTTCCTGATGGACTTTAACTAGAGAAAAGTATATGTGTAATTGATAAATCTGATCTAGTAGTGTGAAACGCTTTATTCCAACTTAACAAGAGAGTTATCCTAGAAGCATTCCCAACCATTAATCCGCTAGCACATGATCAATCTAATTGTATgccaaaaaacaaatttttcattgaTATTTCCGTTGCCTTCATATATAGTTCTCGTATCTTTCTCTGTCTTTCTCTCCCATCtactatttctctctctaataaTTTCTCCATATTGGTTACGCATTACCTTTAGGATTATAGCTGGTGTCATGGGCGATAATGGCCTTTTTCCTGGCCTGATAAAATTGGGTGGTGCTGGTGGTAGACCTGTAGAATCATTTCCAGGTATAGAGAAGTCGTCCATTTCATTGTTTAAGACAATCCCTGTACTCGACGACAATACATTAGCACCAAAGTATCCATTCACAGTACCAGTCATGGAGATGGCATTTCCTTGAGGATCTATGACAGACAAATGACTGGTGCCATGGTCATTGATTTGCCTCCACCTGTTAGGAAACGAGTCGTTATAATGACAACTATTGGTTGAGGAGTATATGTAATAATAGGATATCTACGTACAAGTACAACCAAAGATATGAGATTCGGAGCAAGTTACACAGCGCGTTATAGTAGTTTTTAGGCGGTTTTTCTATAAACATAGACTAAAATCCCATACATTTCAAACAAAACTTCTTTTAGAAatgttaaattatttttaactGCCAATATAAATGCAATAATACAGATGATAATCAATTTAGTGATCTTCTCAACACAAAATTGCAGTAATTTGTAAACGTCGTTGTATGGATGTATATTCTAATTTTGTCAACTTGAATTTGGCTACCAATAAAATAACAAGTAGTTATCTGAATGTATAATCTAATGGATAATTAACTTCTTGCCAATCAAATAACTTACCTGCCACCGTAATGGCTGGGATCAAAAGTCATGTTGTCATATATACTTTCCTTTAACTCCTCAGCAAACTCAGGAGAAAGCATATCGGCTAGAACTCTAGTCACATTTACAAACTCAGGGTCACCAAGATTCATCCTCACGGCAAAAGCATGTTTCAAAGATTCAATTTCCCAATGAGTCCAAAGAGGATCAGAAACTCCAGAAGCATTTCCATATTGTGAAAGAATGTTTATCATCTGAGAGTGGAATTGACCAGGATAGTTCAtattaaacttgtttgtaccatatttagggcatccgtatttagacctcgtataaatacttggaggactcaaatgtaattatgtaataaaggaaggggcaaatatgtaataagtgaggagcccttattttataaaagggactcctcaccctcacaattaaaaagcctcactctcaccctcagaagctctgaccctcacaatcctctcacaaacagagaaatacaatatcagtgtggacgtagcccaaacattggggtgaaccacgatatatcttgtgttctttactttcttgcagattcacggttggatttactttgttccaagacctctagttttgtgcatcaacatttggcgccatctgtggaaaccgacacgaaaagctatgtcgattctctctcaatttttcacctccgccgtgaatctgcaaaaaacccaagaacccaaagctttcccagaAAACCCACGGAGCCAcctcctctctccctccctctctcag is from Malus sylvestris chromosome 5, drMalSylv7.2, whole genome shotgun sequence and encodes:
- the LOC126623838 gene encoding putative inactive glutathione hydrolase 4, which translates into the protein MNYPGQFHSQMINILSQYGNASGVSDPLWTHWEIESLKHAFAVRMNLGDPEFVNVTRVLADMLSPEFAEELKESIYDNMTFDPSHYGGRWRQINDHGTSHLSVIDPQGNAISMTGTVNGYFGANVLSSSTGIVLNNEMDDFSIPGNDSTGLPPAPPNFIRPGKRPLSPMTPAIILKDGQLKAVVGASVGALIIPATAEVLVNHFSRGMDPLSSVMAPRVYHQVPM